A stretch of the Alnus glutinosa chromosome 6, dhAlnGlut1.1, whole genome shotgun sequence genome encodes the following:
- the LOC133870794 gene encoding E3 ubiquitin-protein ligase UPL2-like: MTSIRSSLPSRLRQLLSGEGSLVPSVKLDSETPPKIKAFIDKVIQCPLQDIAIPLSGFRWEYSKGNFHHWRPLFLHFDTYFKTYLSSRNDLLLSDKILEDDSPFPKHAILQILRVMQTILENCHNKSSFDGLENFKLLLASTDPEILIATLETLSALVKINPSKLHGGGKLIGCGLVNSYLLCLAQGWGSKEEGLGLYSCVMANERTQDEGLCLFPSDVENDCEKSHCRIGSTLYFEMHGVNAQSSEANRGNQNASSLAVIQIPDLHLQKEDDLLLLKQCIEQYNVPPALRFSLLTRIRYAHAFRSPRICRLYSRICLLAFIVLVQSNDAHDELVSFFANEPEYTNELIRIVRSEEAVSGTIRTLAMFALGAQLAAYTSSHERARILSGSSISFAGGNRMILLNVLQKAVLLLKTSNDPSSLAFVEALLQFYLLHVVSSSSSGSNIRGSGMVPTFLPLLEDSDPTHMHLVCYAVKTLQKLMDYSSSAVSLFKELGGVELLAQRLQVEVHRVIGSAGTIDSSMIVGESSRHSDDQLYSQKRLIKVSLKALGSATYAPSNSTRSQHSHESSLPATLSLIFGNVDKFGGDIYYSAVTVMSEIIHKDPTCFPFLQEMGLPAAFLSSVVSGILPSSKALTCVPNGLGAICLNAKGLEAVKETSALQFLVDIFTSKKYVTAMNDAIVPLANAVEELLRHVSSLRSTGVDIIIEIINKIASFGDSNCAGSSGKLNGSTAMEMDSEDKGNEGHCVLVAAVDSAAEGINDEQFIQFCIFHLMVLVHRTMENSETCRLFVEKSGIEALLKLLLRPSIAQSFDGMSIALHSTMVFKGFTQNHSAPLARAFCSSLRDHLKKALSGFGLVSESFLLDPKMTQEGGIFSSLFLVEFLLFLAASKDNRWASALLSEFGNGSKDVLEDIGRVHREVLWQISLLEDAKPEVEEGGIVSSSESQQSELRTNETEEQRFNSFRQFLDPLLRRRTSGWSIESHFFDLLNIYRDLGRASNSQQRRTDSPSNLRFGVSNQFHHSGSSDAAGDVGRKGLDKQRSYYTSCCDMVRSLSFHITHLFQELGKVMLLPSRRRDDILNVSPASKSVASTFASIALDHMNFGGPVNPSGNEASISTKCRYFGKVIDFVDGFLLDRPDSCNPVLLNCLYGHGVIQSVLTTFEATSQLLFAVNRAPASPMETDDGILKQDENEDNDHSWIYGPLSSYGKLMDHLVTSSFILSPFTKHLLAQPLSNGNVPFPRDAETFVKVLQSMVLKAVLPVWTHPQFVDCSYDFITSVISIIRHVYSGIEVKNVNSNTGARVTGPPPNEATISTIVEMGFSRSRAEEALRQVGSSGVELANIVELAMEWLFSHPEDAQEDDELARALAMSLGNAESDTKEAIASDNTQQLEEEMVQLPPIEELLSTCTRLLQMKESLAFPVRDLLVMICSQNEGQYRSNVISFLVDRLKDCNSISESGNGATLSALFHVLALILHEDEGSREIATKNGLVAVASDLLLQWCSGPVPEKCQVPMWVTTAFLAIDRLLQVDRKLNSEIVEQLKQDDVNSQQTSISIDEDKQTRLQSALGLVPKHTDINEQKRLIEIACSCIRNQLPSETMHAVLQLCSTLTRIHSVAVSFLDAGGLSLLLSLPTTSLFPGYDNLAANIIRHVLEDPQTLQQAMESEIRHSFLAATNRHSNGRVSPRTFLSNLNSVISRDPVVFMQAAQSLCQVEIAGERTFIVLLKDRDKDKCKEKEKEKEKSLEKEKAQTTDGKVALGNLNLVASGNGHGKSHDLNSKGFKVHRKSPQSFINVIELLLDSVCTFIPPLKDDGVTDVLDTPSSNDMDIDVAAIKGKGKAVATISEENEAIGDEASASLAKIVFILKLLTEILLMYASSVHILLRKDAEVSSCRGAQEKGPAGVYPGGIFHHILHKFLLYSRSLKKDKKIDTDWRHKLATRASQFLVASCVRSTEARRRVLTEINNIFNDFFDSCNGFSPPGNNIPAFVDLLNDVLGGRTPTGSYILAEASATFIDVGLVRSLTRTLQVLDLDHADSPKVVTGVIKALELVTKEHIHSADSNVGKGDNSTKPPDLTQTLRRDNTGDISQTVETASQFNHDSVPADNVESYNPVQTYGGSEAVTDDMEHDQDLDGGFGPAAGDDYMHETSDDARGVENGIETVGIQFEIQRHGQENLDEDDDEEMSGDDGDEVDEDEDEDDEEHNDLEEDEVHHLPHPDTDQDDHEIDDDDFDEEIMEEEEEDDEDDEDGVILRLEEGINGINVLDHIEVFGRENSFSNETLHVMPVEVFGSRREGRTTSIYSLLGRTGDNVTPSRHPLLLGPSSSMHSASPRQSENARDTVFPDRNLESTSSRLDSIFRSLRNGRHGHRLNLWLDDNQQSGGSNASVVLHGLEELLVSQLRRPTSEQPSDQNTAVQEPQSTGEASQLPESEAGVRPIALENNESSNVPPLTVAINSSINARPAASESLQGTDASSTQSQSVEMQFEHNDAAVRDVEAVSQASSGSGATLGESLRSLDVEIGSADGHDDGGERQASTDRTPLGDPQAARARRTNVSFGNSTPVGGRDASLHSLTEVPEGSSREADQDGPAAEQQINSDASAGAIDPAFLDALPEELRAEVLSAQQGQVAQPSNAEPQNAGDIDPEFLAALPPDIRAEVLAQQQAQRLHQSQELEGQPVEMDTVSIIATFPSDLREEVLLTSSDAILANLTPALVAEANMLRERFAHRYSRTLFGMYSRNRRGEPSRRGDGIGSSLERAGGSIARRSIGAKLVEADGAPLVDTDALHAMIRLLRVVQPLYKGQLQRLLLNLCAHQETRTSLVKILMDMLMLDRRKHINNLIAAEPSYRLYACQSNVMYSRPQSFDGVPPLVSRRILETLTYLSRNHPSVAKILLQFRLPHPALLETENTDQARGKAVMVVEEDEMDRSERQEGYISIALLLGLLNQPLYLRSIAHLEQLLNLLEVIIDNAESKSDLSDKSGESASEHTSGPEILALDVGMNRESGQISSGVAATAKDVDSSKPTTSGAHKEFDTRIVLLNLPQAELRLLCSLLAREGLSDNAYALVSEVMKKLVANAPIHCHLFVTELAGAIQNLTTSAVDELRMFGEAVEALLSTTSSDGAAILRVLQALSSLVNMLSEKENVLQIPPEKEYTAALSQMRDINAALEPLWLDLSTCISKIETYSDSAPDLLSSSKTSTSKPSGVMAPLPAGSQNILPYIESFFVVCEKLHPTQPGSSHDFSVAAVSEVEDPSLVGQHKTSVHALKADEKHAAFVKFSEKHRKLLNAFIRQNPGLLEKSFSLMLKVPRFIDFDNKRAHFRSKIKHQHDHHHSPLRISVRRAYILEDSYNQLRMRSTQELKGRLTVHFQGEEGIDAGGLTREWYQLLSRVIFDKGALLFTTVGNESTFQPNPNSAYQTEHLSYFKFVGRVVGKALLDGQLLDVHFTRSFYKHILGVKVTYHDIEAIDPDYYKNLKWMLENDISDVLHLTFSIDADEEKLILYERTEVTDYELIPGGRNIKVTEENKHQYVDLVAEHRLTTAIRPQINAFLEGFNELIARELISIFNDKELELLISGLPDIDLDDMRANTEYSGYSPASPVIQWYWEVVQGFSKEDKARLLQFVTGTSKVPLEGFSALQGISGSQKFQIHKAYGSPEHLPSAHTCFNQLDLPEYPSKQHLEERLLLAIHEGNEGFGFG; the protein is encoded by the exons ATGACATCCATAAGATCGAGCTTGCCGTCGCGGCTGCGGCAACTTTTGTCCGGCGAGGGCTCCCTCGTTCCGTCCGTCAAACTTGACTCCGAGACC CCTCCCAAAATCAAAGCGTTTATCGATAAGGTGATCCAGTGTCCATTACAAGATATAGCTATACCTCTTTCAGGTTTTCGGTGGGAGTACAGTAAG GGGAACTTTCACCATTGGAGGCCGCTGTTTCTGCATTTTGATACATATTTCAAGACATACCTTTCTTCTAGGAATGATCTCCTCTTGTCAGATAAAATTTTAGAAGATGATAGTCCATTTCCAAAGCATGCAATTCTACAAATTTTACGAGTAATGCAAACAATTTTAGAGAATTGCCATAACAAGAGTTCATTTGATGGCTTAGAG AATTTCAAGCTCCTGCTTGCATCAACAGATCCAGAGATTCTTATAGCTACGCTAGAAACTCTTTCTGCACTTGTGAAAATAAACCCATCCAAGCTGCATGGAGGTGGGAAATTAATTGGTTGTGGCTTAGTAAATAGCTATCTATTGTGTCTAGCACAGGGGTGGGGAAGCAAGGAGGAGGGCTTGGGTTTGTATTCATGTGTAATGGCAAATGAGAGAACCCAAGACGAAGGGCTTTGTTTGTTCCCATCTGATGTTGAAAATGACTGTGAGAAGTCTCATTGCCGAATAGGCTCTACCCTTTATTTTGAAATGCACGGTGTTAATGCCCAGAGCAGTGAGGCAAACAGAGGCAATCAAAATGCTTCTAGTTTGGCAGTTATACAGATACCGGATCTGCATTTACAGAAGGAGGATGATCTGTTACTTTTGAAACAATGCATTGAGCAGTACAATGTACCTCCTGCGCTCCGGTTTTCTTTGCTGACCAGAATTAGATATGCTCATGCTTTCCGTTCTCCCAGAATATGCAGGCTTTACAGCAGGATCTGCCTTCTTGCATTCATTGTACTTGTTCAGTCTAATGATGCTCATGATGAACTTGTGTCATTTTTTGCTAATGAGCCAGAGTATACAAATGAGTTAATCAGGATTGTGCGGTCTGAAGAAGCTGTCTCTGGAACCATTAGGACGCTTGCAATGTTTGCCTTGGGGGCTCAGTTAGCTGCATATACATCATCTCATGAGCGGGCACGGATTTTGAGTGGATCTAGTATCAGTTTTGCTGGGGGGAACCGCATGATACTCCTGAATGTGCTTCAGAAGGCTGTTTTGTTGCTGAAGACATCTAATGATCCATCGTCTCTTGCCTTTGTCGAAGCACTTCTTCAGTTCTATTTGCTCCATGTTGTTTCATCCTCAAGTTCAGGGAGTAATATTAGGGGGTCAGGCATGGTTCCTACGTTCTTACCTCTTTTGGAGGATTCTGATCCTACACACATGCATCTTGTCTGTTATGCTGTTAAAACTCTGCAAAAGCTCATGGATTACAGCAGTTCAGCTGTTTCCTTGTTTAAAGAGTTGGGGGGAGTCGAGCTTTTGGCTCAGAGACTGCAGGTAGAAGTCCATCGGGTTATTGGTTCAGCTGGGACTATTGATAGTTCAATGATAGTTGGTGAGAGCTCAAGACACAGTGATGATCAGTTGTACTCCCAGAAGAGGCTCATTAAGGTTTCACTGAAGGCACTTGGCTCTGCTACCTATGCCCCTAGTAACTCTACTAGATCCCAGCACTCCCATGAAAGTTCTTTACCTGCTACTTTGTCGCTGATATTTGGCAATGTGGATAAATTTGGAGGTGACATTTATTACTCAGCTGTGACTGTTATGAGTGAGATAATCCACAAAGACCCaacttgttttccttttttgcaAGAAATGGGTCTTCCAGCTGCATTTTTATCATCGGTAGTATCTGGTATACTTCCTTCGTCAAAGGCTCTTACATGTGTTCCTAATGGTCTTGGTGCCATTTGTCTCAATGCCAAAGGCTTAGAGGCAGTGAAAGAAACTTCGGCGTTACAGTTCCTTGTTGACATTTTCACCAGTAAGAAATATGTTACAGCGATGAATGATGCTATTGTTCCACTGGCAAATGCAGTGGAAGAGCTTTTGCGCCATGTATCTTCTCTGAGAAGCACTGGTGTTGATATTATTATagaaattattaataaaattgctTCTTTCGGGGACAGTAACTGCGCAGGGTCATCAGGGAAATTAAATGGGAGCACTGCAATGGAAATGGATTCTGAAGACAAAGGAAATGAAGGCCATTGTGTTCTGGTTGCTGCAGTTGATTCGGCTGCAGAAGGGATCAATGATGAGCAATTCATCCAATTTTGCATCTTTCATTTGATGGTATTGGTTCACAGGACAATGGAAAACTCCGAAACATGTCGGTTATTTGTGGAGAAGTCCGGAATTGAAGCTTTACTGAAGCTTCTTTTACGGCCTAGCATTGCACAGTCATTTGATGGGATGTCTATTGCTTTGCATAGCACTATGGTTTTCAAAGGTTTTACGCAAAATCACTCTGCTCCCCTGGCACGTGCTTTCTGTTCCTCTCTCAGAGACCATCTGAAAAAAGCTTTGAGTGGATTTGGATTGGTTTCAGAGTCCTTTTTACTGGATCCAAAGATGACACAGGAGGGTGGAatcttttcttcacttttcctcGTTGAGTTCCTTCTGTTTCTTGCTGCCTCAAAAGACAACCGGTGGGCAAGTGCGTTGCTGTCAGAATTTGGAAATGGTAGCAAGGATGTTCTGGAGGATATTGGGCGTGTCCATCGAGAAGTTCTGTGGCAGATTTCTCTTCTTGAAGATGCCAAGCCTGAGGTTGAGGAAGGTGGTATTGTTTCAAGCTCAGAGTCACAACAGTCAGAGTTGAGAACCAATGAAACTGAAGAGCAAAGATTCAACTCTTTCAGGCAGTTTCTTGATCCTTTACTGAGGAGGAGGACTTCAGGATGGAGTATTGAATCTCATTTTTTTGACCTTTTAAACATATACCGTGATCTTGGTCGTGCCAGCAATTCTCAACAAAGACGTACTGATAGTCCTTCAAACTTGCGGTTTGGAGTCAGTAATCAATTCCATCATTCTGGTTCTTCAGATGCTGCCGGGGATGTTGGTAGAAAGGGCCTTGATAAGCAGAGATCTTATTATACTTCTTGCTGCGACATGGTGAGGTCACTTTCTTTTCATATTACGCATTTGTTTCAAGAGTTGGGGAAGGTAATGCTGCTTCCTTCTCGTCGACGGGATGATATTTTGAATGTTTCCCCTGCTTCAAAATCAGTGGCTTCTACTTTTGCATCTATTGCTCTGGATCACATGAATTTTGGGGGTCCTGTTAATCCTTCTGGAAATGAGGCATCCATATCAACGAAGTGTCGGTATTTTGGTAAGGTTATTGATTTTGTTGATGGCTTTCTACTGGACAGACCGGATTCCTGTAATCCTGTTCTGCTGAATTGCTTGTACGGACATGGAGTTATTCAATCAGTTTTGACAACATTTGAAGCCACCAGCCAATTGCTGTTTGCTGTTAACAGGGCTCCTGCATCTCCCATGGAAACTGATGATGGGATCTTAAAGCAGGATGAAAATGAAGATAATGATCATTCATGGATTTATGGTCCTCTATCTAGCTATGGGAAGCTTATGGACCACCTGGTGACCTCATCTTTTATATTATCTCCTTTTACAAAACACTTGCTTGCCCAACCTCTGTCAAATGGTAATGTTCCCTTTCCACGGGATGCTGAGACTTTTGTGAAGGTTCTTCAGTCCATGGTGCTGAAGGCAGTGCTTCCTGTTTGGACTCACCCCCAGTTTGTTGATTGCAGTTATGATTTCATTACTTCAGTTATTTCTATCATAAGGCACGTCTATTCTGGTATTGAAGTGAAAAATGTCAATAGCAACACTGGTGCTCGTGTGACCGGCCCCCCTCCTAATGAAGCTACTATTTCAACAATTGTAGAGATGGGGTTTTCCAGGTCTCGTGCAGAAGAAGCTCTGAGGCAAGTTGGATCAAGTGGTGTGGAATTGGCAAATATTGTGGAATTGGCAATGGAGTGGTTGTTCTCCCATCCAGAGGATGCTCAAGAAGACGACGAACTTGCTCGTGCACTTGCCATGTCCCTTGGGAATGCTGAATCAGACACAAAGGAAGCGATTGCAAGTGATAATACTCAACAGCTTGAAGAAGAGATGGTCCAACTTCCTCCTATTGAGGAGTTGTTATCTACGTGTACGAGGCTTTTGCAGATGAAGGAATCTCTTGCTTTTCCTGTCCGAGACCTGCTTGTGATGATATGCTCTCAAAATGAAGGACAATATAGGTCTAATGTCATCTCCTTTCTTGTTGATCGACTGAAGGATTGTAATTCAATTTCTGAAAGTGGAAATGGTGCCACGCTATCTGCTCTTTTCCATGTTCTTGCTCTAATTCTTCACGAAGATGAAGGGTCGCGAGAAATTGCCACTAAGAATGGTCTGGTTGCAGTTGCCTCAGATCTACTTTTGCAATGGTGTTCTGGACCGGTTCCAGAGAAATGCCAGGTTCCTATGTGGGTAACAACTGCTTTTCTTGCTATCGACCGGCTTTTGCAAGTGGATCGAAAATTGAATTCTGAAATTGTAGAGCAGTTGAAGCAGGATGATGTTAACAGCCAGCAGACATCTATCAGCATTGATGAGGACAAGCAAACCAGGCTGCAGTCCGCATTGGGATTAGTTCCAAAGCATACGGATATAAATGAGCAGAAGAGACTTATTGAGATTGCTTGTAGCTGTATCAGGAACCAGCTTCCCTCTGAGACGATGCATGCTGTTCTCCAACTATGCTCCACCCTCACCAGGATTCATTCCGTTGCTGTTAGTTTTCTTGATGCTGGGGGATTAAGTTTACTGCTTTCTTTGCCAACAACTAGCCTATTTCCTGGGTATGATAACCTGGCTGCTAATATTATTCGTCATGTTCTTGAAGATCCCCAAACTCTCCAGCAAGCAATGGAGTCTGAGATAAGGCACAGTTTTTTGGCTGCCACCAATAGACATTCAAATGGAAGGGTCTCTCCCCGAACCTTCCTTTCGAATTTAAATTCTGTTATTTCACGGGATCCAGTGGTCTTTATGCAGGCTGCTCAGTCTTTGTGCCAAGTTGAGATTGCAGGTGAAAGGACCTTTATTGTCTTGCTGAAAGATCGTGACAAAGATAAGtgcaaagagaaagagaaagagaaggagaaatcgttggaaaaagaaaaagcacaaACTACTGATGGGAAAGTTGCTTTGGGTAATTTGAATTTGGTTGCTTCTGGGAATGGGCATGGAAAATCCCACGATTTAAATTCAAAGGGTTTCAAAGTCCATCGAAAATCTCCTCAGAGCTTTATAAATGTGATTGAGCTTCTGTTGGATTCTGTTTGTACTTTTATTCCTCCCTTGAAAGATGATGGGGTTACAGATGTCCTTGATACTCCGTCATCAAATGACATGGACATTGATGTCGCTGCGATTAAGGGGAAAGGAAAAGCTGTTGCCACTATTTCTGAAGAGAATGAAGCCATTGGTGATGAAGCTTCTGCATCACTTGCAAAGATTGTATTTATTTTGAAGCTTTTGACAGAGATTCTCTTGATGTATGCTTCATCAGTTCACATTCTGCTTCGGAAGGATGCTGAAGTTAGTAGTTGCAGGGGTGCTCAAGAAAAGGGTCCTGCTGGTGTATACCCTGGTGGAATATTTCATCACATTCTTCACAAGTTTCTTTTATATTCTAGGAGTTTAAAAAAGGACAAGAAAATAGATACTGACTGGAGGCATAAATTAGCAACCAGGGCTAGCCAGTTTTTGGTGGCATCTTGTGTCCGCTCCACAGAGGCAAGGAGGAGGGTTTTAACAGAGATCAATAATATCTTTAATGACTTCTTTGATTCATGTAATGGTTTTAGCCCACCAGGAAACAATATACCAGCTTTTGTTGATCTGCTTAATGATGTGCTGGGTGGTCGTACACCTACTGGTTCATACATCTTAGCAGAAGCTTCTGCCACTTTTATAGATGTTGGTCTGGTTAGGTCATTGACTCGAACTCTCCAAGTGTTGGACCTGGACCATGCTGACTCACCTAAAGTTGTTACAGGTGTAATTAAAGCTCTGGAGTTGGTAACCAAGGAGCATATCCATTCTGCTGATTCTAATGTAGGGAAGGGTGACAATTCAACAAAACCTCCTGATCTTACTCAAACTTTAAGAAGGGATAATACAGGTGACATATCTCAGACCGTGGAAACAGCATCTCAATTCAATCATGATTCTGTGCCAGCTGACAACGTTGAGTCTTATAATCCTGTCCAAACTTATGGTGGCTCTGAGGCTGTTACAGACGACATGGAACACGACCAAGATCTTGATGGAGGTTTTGGTCCTGCTGCTGGTGATGACTATATGCATGAAACTTCTGATGATGCGAGGGGTGTTGAAAATGGCATTGAGACAGTGGGAATACAATTTGAAATCCAGCGCCATGGGCAAGAAAATcttgatgaagatgatgatgaggagATGTCTGGGGATGATGGGGATGAAGTAGATGAAGATGAggatgaggatgatgaggagCATAATGATCTGGAAGAAGATGAAGTCCACCATCTGCCCCATCCTGATACAGATCAAGATGATCATGAGATCGAtgatgatgattttgatgaagaaataatggaggaagaagaagaggatgatgaagatgatgaagatggAGTAATACTGAGGCTGGAGGAGGGCATAAATGGAATAAATGTTTTAGATCATATTGAGGTTTTTGGTAGAGAAAATAGTTTTTCTAATGAAACTCTCCATGTGATGCCAGTTGAAGTTTTTGGTTCTAGGCGTGAAGGGCGTACTACATCCATCTACAGTCTCTTGGGTAGAACTGGGGATAATGTTACTCCATCTAGGCATCCTCTTCTACTGGGACCTTCATCCTCAATGCACTCTGCTTCTCCTCGGCAATCTG AGAATGCCCGTGACACCGTCTTTCCAGATAGGAACTTGGAGAGCACCTCATCACGGTTGGATTCTATTTTCCGATCCCTGAGGAATGGACGCCATGGACACCGCTTGAACTTGTGGCTAGATGATAACCAGCAAAGTGGTGGATCAAATGCAAGTGTAGTGTTACATGGCCTCGAAGAGCTGCTTGTTTCCCAATTGAGGCGACCGACTAGTGAGCAGCCTTCTGATCAGAACACAGCAGTACAGGAGCCTCAAAGCACAGGTGAAGCCAGTCAGTTACCGGAATCAGAAGCAGGTGTGAGGCCCATTGCTCTTGAAAACAATGAAAGTAGTAATGTGCCACCTCTGACTGTGGCAATCAATAGCTCTATTAATGCAAGGCCTGCTGCAAGTGAATCCCTACAAGGAACAGATGCATCCAGTACACAATCACAATCTGTTGAAATGCAGTTCGAACACAATGATGCAGCTGTACGGGATGTTGAAGCTGTTAGCCAAGCAAGCAGTGGAAGTGGGGCGACCTTAGGTGAGAGCCTGCGAAGCCTAGATGTTGAAATTGGAAGTGCTGATGGCCATGATGATGGTGGAGAGAGGCAAGCTTCTACAGATAGAACGCCATTGGGTGACCCACAGGCTGCTCGTGCAAGAAGGACAAATGTGTCTTTTGGGAATTCTACCCCTGTTGGTGGGAGAGACGCATCCCTTCATAGTTTAACTGAAGTGCCAGAAGGTTCTAGTCGGGAAGCAGATCAGGATGGTCCAGCTGCAGAGCAGCAAATCAACAGTGATGCCAGTGCTGGAGCAATAGATCCTGCATTCTTGGATGCTCTTCCGGAGGAGCTGCGTGCTGAAGTTCTTTCTGCTCAACAGGGTCAAGTGGCTCAGCCCTCAAATGCTGAACCGCAAAATGCTGGAGATATTGATCCAGAATTCCTTGCAGCCCTTCCCCCCGACATCCGAGCAGAAGTTCTAGCACAGCAGCAAGcacaaaggctacatcaatctCAGGAACTGGAAGGTCAGCCTGTTGAAATGGATACAGTCTCGATAATTGCAACATTTCCTTCAGATTTGCGAGAAGAG gtTCTCTTAACTTCATCTGATGCTATCCTTGCGAATCTCACACCTGCTCTTGTTGCGGAGGCAAACATGTTGCGCGAAAGGTTTGCACACCGTTATAGTCGCACCCTCTTTGGTATGTACTCTAGGAATCGTAGAGGTGAACCTTCAAGAAGAGGTGACGGTATAGGATCTAGCCTGGAGAGAGCTGGAGGAAGCATTGCCCGTAGGTCAATTGGAGCTAAGCTAGTTGAAGCTGATGGAGCTCCTTTAGTTGACACAGATGCCCTGCATGCCATGATTAGGTTGCTTCGTGTAGTTCAG CCACTATACAAAGGTCAGCTGCAGAGGCTTCTTCTCAATTTATGTGCTCATCAGGAAACCAGAACTTCTTTGGTGAAGATTCTCATGGACATGTTAATGCTTGATAGAAGAAAGCATATCAACAACTTGATTGCTGCTGAGCCTTCTTATCGGCTTTATGCTTGCCAGAGTAATGTGATGTATTCACGTCCTCAGTCTTTTGATG GTGTTCCTCCCTTGGTGTCTCGGCGCATTCTTGAAACTCTTACTTATTTGTCTCGAAATCACCCATCTGTGGCGAAGATTTTGCTTCAGTTTAGGCTCCCCCACCCAGCTTTACTAGAGACAGAGAATACTGATCAGGCACGGGGTAAAGCTGTGATGGTTGTTGAAGAGGATGAAATGGATAGGAGTGAACGACAGGAAGGATACATATCCATTGCATTGCTTTTGGGCCTCTTGAATCAACCCCTTTATCTGAGGAGTATAGCCCATCTTGAACAG cTTCTTAACTTACTGGAGGTCATCATTGATAATGCTGAAAGTAAGTCAGATTTATCTGACAAATCTGGGGAATCTGCCTCTGAACATACATCTGGTCCAGAAATTTTGGCATTGGATGTTGGGATGAATAGAGAATCTGGTCAAATTTCTTCCGGGGTTGCTGCAACGGCAAAGGATGTTGATTCCTCCAAACCCACCACTTCCGGCGCGCACAAGGAATTTGATACCCGAATTGTACTGCTTAACCTGCCGCAAGCAGAACTTCGACTTCTATGCTCATTGCTTGCACGGGAGGG ACTGTCAGATAATGCATATGCTCTAGTGTCGGAGGTAATGAAGAAATTGGTGGCTAATGCTCCAATTCACTGTCATCTGTTCGTTACTGAGCTAGCTGGAGCCATTCAAAATTTGACTACATCTGCTGTGGATGAGTTACGCATGTTTGGTGAAGCTGTGGAAGCACTTCTCAGTACAACATCTTCTGATGGAGCTGCAATCTTAAGGGTTCTGCAGGCGTTAAGCTCTCTAGTTAACATGCTGAGTGAGAAAGAGAATGTTCTGCAAATTCCTCCTGAAAAGGAGTATACAGCTGCTCTTTCTCAGATGCGGGACATAAATGCAGCTTTGGAGCCTTTGTGGCTGGATCTGAGCACTTGCATAAGCAAAATAGAGACTTACTCAGACTCAGCCCCTGATTTGCTGAGTTCATCTAAAACATCCACCTCGAAACCCTCTGGTGTAATGGCTCCACTCCCTGCGGGCTCTCAGAACATCTTACCATACATAGAATCTTTCTTTGTGGTGTGTGAGAAATTGCATCCCACGCAGCCAGGGTCTAGTCATGATTTTAGTGTTGCTGCAGTTTCAGAGGTTGAAGATCCCAGCCTTGTTGGACAGCACAAAACCTCAGTGCATGCTCTGAAAGCTGACGAAAAACACGCTGCTTTTGTGAAGTTCTCAGAGAAGCATAGGAAGCTGCTAAATGCGTTCATCCGGCAAAATCCTGGATTGCTTGAGAAGTCCTTCTCCCTCATGCTGAAGGTTCCTAGATTTATAGATTTTGACAATAAGCGTGCTCACTTCAGATCAAAGATAAAGCATCAACATGATCACCATCACAGTCCTTTAAGAATTTCTGTAAGGAGAGCCTACATTCTTGAAGATTCATATAACCAGCTGCGAATGAGATCCACTCAAGAATTGAAGGGGAGGTTGACGGTTCACTTTCAAGGAGAGGAAGGTATTGATGCAGGTGGACTTACGAGGGAGTGGTATCAATTACTGTCCAGGGTTATTTTTGACAAAGGAGCACTGCTTTTTACGACAGTGGGCAATGAATCAACATTTCAGCCAAACCCTAACTCTGCTTATCAAACAGAACATCTatcatattttaaatttgttggGCGAGTG GTTGGGAAAGCACTTCTTGATGGGCAACTCTTGGATGTCCATTTCACTCGATCCTTTTACAAGCATATATTGGGGGTAAAAGTTACTTATCATGACATTGAAGCCATTGATCCCGATTACTATAAAAACCTTAAGTGGATGCTTGAG AATGATATAAGTGATGTTCTGCATCTTACATTTAGCATTGATGCTGATGAGGAGAAGCTGATATTGTATGAAAGGACAGAA GTGACTGACTATGAACTCATTCCTGGTGGACGGAATATTAAAGTTACGGAGGAGAATAAACACCAATATGTTGATTTAGTTGCTGAACATCGGTTAACGACTGCTATTCGTCCTCAAATAAATGCATTTTTGGAAGGATTCAATGAATTAATTGCTAGGGAATTAATTTCTATCTTCAATGACAAGGAACTTGAATTACTGATTAGTGGGCTTCCTGATATTGATT TGGATGATATGAGGGCAAATACCGAGTATTCTGGATACAGTCCTGCATCTCCTGTTATTCAGTGGTATTGGGAAGTTGTTCAGGGTTTCAGCAAGGAGGATAAGGCTCGGCTTTTGCAGTTTGTGACTGGCACCTCTAAG GTGCCTTTAGAAGGCTTCAGCGCACTTCAAGGAATTTCTGGCTCGCAGAAGTTTCAGATACACAAGGCCTACGGCAGCCCTGAGCACTTGCCTTCTGCTCATACTTG TTTCAACCAGTTGGATCTACCGGAGTATCCTTCTAAACAACACTTGGAGGAGCGGCTACTGCTTGCAATTCATGAAGGCAATGAAGGGTTTGGATTTGGGTGA